CCCGACTTGTTTGCCGCCATCTTCGACCGGCACGCGCCGCACATCCACCGCTACCTCGTGCGGCGGCTGGGCCGGGACGTGGCCGACGACGCGCTGGCGGACACGTTCCTGGTCGCGTTCGACAAACGGGCCCACTACGACGGCGCGTGGCCCGACGCGCGGCCGTGGCTCTACGGCATCGCGACCAACATCGTGAGCCGCCACCGTCGCGACGAGGTGCGCCAGTATCGCCTGCTGCACGCCGTCGGCCCGCAGGCCGCGGTCGACGGGCACGCCGACCGCGTGGCGGCCCAGGTCAGCGCCCAGGCGCGCGGGCCGGAGCTCGGCGCGGCGCCGGCGGCCCTCAACGCCAAAGACCGCGACGTCGTGCTGCTCATCGCCGCCGAGCAGCTGGCCTACGAGGAGGTGGCCCAGGCGCTGGGAATCCCCGTCGGGACCGTGCGGTCCCGGCTCAACCGCGCCCGCCGCCAGTTGCGCGCCGCCCTCGGTGGCGCCGAACACCCCGACGTGAAGGAGGTTCCGTCCCATGGATGAGCTGCAGCTGGTCCGCGATCGGCGCGGCCGACGTCCCGCTGCCTGACCTGGCCGAGCTGGGCGCCGCCCGCGCCCCCCTGCTCGCGGCTGCGGCGAGTGAGCCTCGCCGCAAGACCGGGAAACGCCTCTGGCAGGCCGGTGCCGCGACGGTGGGGCTCGCGGCGGCCATCACCGCCGTCGTTTCGTTCGCGCCCACCGGCGACGGACCGCTGACCCCGCCGCGAGCGGTCGCCGACCCCGTGCGCGTGCTGCACGGCGCCGCTGCCGAGGCACTGAAGCTGCCCGACACCCCGCCGCGGCCCGACCAGTTCGTCTACGTCAAGACGCAGTACGCGTACAGCGACCGCGAGGCCTGGATCTCCGCCGACGGCAAGCACGATGGCTACGTGAAGCAGGACGGCCAGACTCTCACCTTGCCGGCGTGTGTCGACGGCAAGTACCGCGTTCAGGGCGCCAACAACCCGGCCGCGAACGGTACCGAGGAGCCGTTCGCCGTGATGCCGGCGTACCGCACCGACCTGCCGACCACCGCCGACGAGATGTTCGGCTACCTGAACAAGAACCACAGCGGCGACGCCGGCGACGAGAACGCCATGGGCAAGGACGTGGAGGCGCTCGTCGGCGAGGCCCACCTGCGGCCCGAGACCAAAGCCGCGCTGTTCGACGCCGCCGCGAAAGTTCCCGGGTTGCAGGCCGTGGACCACGTCACCGACGGGGCCGGCCGCCCGGGCGTCGGCATCACCTGGCCCGGCCACGGCGTGACCCTGGTCTTCGACCCGAAGACCTACACCTACCTCGGCACCACTCAGGGCGCCGTCGTCGGCTACGGGATCGTCGACCGTGTGGGGCAGCTGCCGCGCTGAGGCCTCAGCGGCCGGTGAAGCTCGCCTTGCCGGGCCCTTCGGCGAGGAACGACTTCACCGCGCCCCGCAGGTCCTCGGTGTCGAACAGCTCCGCCGCGATCGAGGTGACGTGGGCGTTCGCCTCGGGCACACCGCCGTGCTCGAAGTGCGCCAAGATCCGTTTGGTGGCGGCGTGCGCGCGCGTGGGGCCGGCGGCGAGGCGCGCGGTGAACTCGCGCGCCGCGGCGTCGAAGCCCTCGTCGGGCAGCACGCGGTTCACCACGTTCCAGCGTTCGAGCGTCTCGGCCGAGTAGGTGTCGCCGGTGAACACGAACTCCTTGGCGCGGGCCACTCCGGCACGGGCGGCGAGGCGCTGGGTGCCACCCATCGTCGGTGTCAGGCCCACCACCTTCTCCACGAGCCCGAACTTCGCGCGCGAAGCGGCCAGCAGCAGGTCACAGGCCACTGCCACTTCGAACGCCCATGTGAGGCACAGGCCGTGAGCGGCGAACACCGTGGGGAACGGCAGCGCGGCGATGCGGTCGGGCACCGTGAGCAGCTCGTCGAAGAACACCTTCGCCTCGGCCGGTGAGCCCTGGGCGTCGAACAGGGCGACGTCCACGCCACCGCTGACCACGCGGCCCTGCGCCCGGATGAGCAACGCCCGAGCCGGCCGGTCTTCCAAGGCGGCGATGGCTTCGAGCAAGTCGCGTTGCAGCGAAGCGGTGTAGAGGTTGAGCGGCGGCGCGTCGATCGTCAGCACCGCCAGGCCGTCTTCGCGGTCGAGCCGGGTCACGCGTTCTCCTCGTTGTCCAGCAGTTTGTCCCAGTACGCCTGGGCCGCGGGCCGCCATTCCACGTGCTTGCGGTGGAACAGCTCGCTCGCCTTGCGCCCGCTCCACTCGGCGGGCAACAGCTCGGCCGGCAGCCGCGGGTCGAGGAACGGGAAGCGCCGCCATTCGTGCACCAGCTCGGTCTGCGCGCGCAGCACGGCCGGGTCGCCCGCTGGGCGCAGGCC
The sequence above is a segment of the Amycolatopsis sp. 2-15 genome. Coding sequences within it:
- a CDS encoding enoyl-CoA hydratase/isomerase family protein; amino-acid sequence: MTRLDREDGLAVLTIDAPPLNLYTASLQRDLLEAIAALEDRPARALLIRAQGRVVSGGVDVALFDAQGSPAEAKVFFDELLTVPDRIAALPFPTVFAAHGLCLTWAFEVAVACDLLLAASRAKFGLVEKVVGLTPTMGGTQRLAARAGVARAKEFVFTGDTYSAETLERWNVVNRVLPDEGFDAAAREFTARLAAGPTRAHAATKRILAHFEHGGVPEANAHVTSIAAELFDTEDLRGAVKSFLAEGPGKASFTGR
- a CDS encoding CU044_5270 family protein — protein: MSCSWSAIGAADVPLPDLAELGAARAPLLAAAASEPRRKTGKRLWQAGAATVGLAAAITAVVSFAPTGDGPLTPPRAVADPVRVLHGAAAEALKLPDTPPRPDQFVYVKTQYAYSDREAWISADGKHDGYVKQDGQTLTLPACVDGKYRVQGANNPAANGTEEPFAVMPAYRTDLPTTADEMFGYLNKNHSGDAGDENAMGKDVEALVGEAHLRPETKAALFDAAAKVPGLQAVDHVTDGAGRPGVGITWPGHGVTLVFDPKTYTYLGTTQGAVVGYGIVDRVGQLPR
- a CDS encoding RNA polymerase sigma factor, producing MDDAGVIGRSVAEPDLFAAIFDRHAPHIHRYLVRRLGRDVADDALADTFLVAFDKRAHYDGAWPDARPWLYGIATNIVSRHRRDEVRQYRLLHAVGPQAAVDGHADRVAAQVSAQARGPELGAAPAALNAKDRDVVLLIAAEQLAYEEVAQALGIPVGTVRSRLNRARRQLRAALGGAEHPDVKEVPSHG